One Ensifer adhaerens genomic region harbors:
- a CDS encoding BMP family protein, producing MQSDSFNFAISRRTLIKAAGASAVVAATGLPGRLLAADPIKVAAIYTVPVEQQWVSRIHKAANAAKERGDIEYVYSENTANNDYERVMREYCEAGHKLILGEVFGVEDAARTVAKDYPDVAFLMGSSFKPDAAIPNFSVFDNYIQDASYLSGLVAGAMTKSKNIGMVGGYPIPEVNRLMNAFMAGVKEVAPDTKFQVAFIGSWFDPPKAKETAFAQIDGGADLLYAERFGVSDAAKEKKVLAIGNVIDTQADYPDTVVASALWHFEPTLDKAISEVKAGAFKADDYGIYSFMKNGGCSLAPFGTFESKVPDAIKVKVAEKEKMIKDGSFAVEINDAEPKST from the coding sequence ATGCAAAGCGATTCCTTCAATTTTGCCATTTCCAGAAGAACCCTGATCAAAGCTGCTGGCGCTTCCGCCGTGGTGGCGGCGACGGGTCTGCCGGGCCGTCTGCTCGCTGCGGATCCGATAAAGGTGGCGGCCATCTACACCGTTCCGGTCGAGCAGCAGTGGGTCAGTCGTATCCACAAGGCAGCGAATGCAGCCAAGGAGCGCGGCGACATCGAATATGTCTATTCGGAAAACACCGCGAACAACGATTACGAGCGCGTCATGCGTGAGTATTGCGAGGCAGGTCACAAGTTGATCCTGGGCGAGGTCTTCGGCGTCGAGGATGCGGCCCGCACGGTTGCCAAAGACTACCCGGATGTCGCCTTTCTGATGGGCTCGAGCTTCAAGCCCGACGCCGCTATTCCGAACTTCTCAGTTTTCGACAACTATATCCAGGACGCATCCTATCTGTCCGGCCTTGTCGCCGGCGCAATGACGAAGTCCAAGAACATCGGCATGGTGGGAGGCTATCCGATCCCAGAGGTTAACCGGCTGATGAATGCATTCATGGCCGGCGTGAAGGAAGTGGCCCCGGACACCAAATTCCAGGTCGCCTTCATCGGCTCATGGTTCGATCCGCCAAAGGCCAAAGAGACCGCTTTCGCCCAGATCGATGGGGGTGCGGACTTGCTATATGCCGAACGTTTTGGTGTGTCCGACGCCGCCAAGGAGAAGAAGGTCTTGGCCATCGGCAATGTCATCGATACCCAGGCGGACTATCCGGACACCGTTGTCGCATCCGCACTGTGGCATTTCGAACCGACGCTAGACAAGGCGATCAGCGAAGTGAAGGCCGGCGCGTTCAAGGCTGACGACTATGGCATCTATTCCTTCATGAAAAACGGCGGCTGTTCACTGGCGCCTTTCGGCACCTTTGAGAGCAAGGTTCCGGACGCCATCAAGGTCAAGGTCGCGGAAAAGGAAAAGATGATCAAGGACGGTTCGTTCGCCGTCGAGATCAACGACGCCGAGCCGAAGTCGACCTAG
- a CDS encoding ABC transporter ATP-binding protein: MSSKTALRLSRISKRFGPLRANDAISFELKQGEVIALLGENGAGKTTLMNILFGHYVADEGTVEAFGKPLPPGDPRAAIDAGVGMVHQHFTLADNMTVQENIALGTQSIWRLRLDRAAARRRIERLSADFGLAVDPTATVSSLSVGERQRVEILKALYREARILIMDEPTAVLTPAETEALFRTLKLLVAKGLSIIFISHKLHEVMAVSDRVLVLRSGQLVGERETGSTDRKELAALMVGKEVKPANVSPLKLGAPLLALEQVSATAYNGAGLDKVSLTLTAGEITGIAGVAGNGQAVLAALIAGIRRPTSGSISIAGRDVADWSPRAALAHGVARIPEDRHAIGSIGDMSVTENVIAERYRSPRFSRMGFLNWKAAGRFAEKLIADYDVKCPSPEARIRLLSGGNMQKLILGRALDADPAVILASQPTRGLDVGAVAYVHRMLLLARDRGAAILLISEDLEEVLALSDRIFVMFKGRLSTPSARGERNIRELGELMAGHSGERGDHAA; the protein is encoded by the coding sequence GTGTCTAGCAAAACCGCCCTTCGTCTTTCCCGCATCAGCAAGCGCTTCGGCCCACTCAGGGCTAACGACGCCATTTCGTTTGAACTCAAGCAGGGCGAAGTCATAGCACTTCTCGGGGAGAACGGCGCCGGCAAGACGACTCTGATGAACATTCTGTTCGGCCACTACGTCGCCGACGAAGGAACCGTCGAGGCATTTGGCAAGCCGCTGCCGCCGGGAGATCCGCGCGCTGCCATAGATGCCGGCGTCGGCATGGTTCACCAGCACTTCACCCTCGCTGACAACATGACGGTGCAGGAAAACATTGCGCTTGGCACGCAGAGCATTTGGCGCCTGCGGCTCGACCGGGCCGCCGCGCGACGGCGCATCGAGCGATTGTCCGCCGATTTCGGCCTCGCCGTCGACCCCACAGCTACCGTCTCCAGCCTTTCAGTCGGCGAGCGACAGCGCGTCGAGATTCTAAAGGCTCTTTATCGCGAAGCCCGAATCCTAATCATGGACGAGCCGACGGCTGTCTTAACCCCCGCCGAGACTGAGGCACTGTTCCGGACGCTGAAGCTGCTCGTCGCCAAAGGCCTGTCGATCATCTTTATCTCTCATAAATTACACGAAGTGATGGCCGTCAGCGATCGTGTGCTGGTTCTGCGTTCCGGCCAGCTCGTAGGTGAGCGCGAAACAGGTTCGACCGATCGCAAAGAACTGGCAGCGCTCATGGTTGGAAAAGAGGTCAAGCCAGCCAACGTCAGTCCGCTGAAGCTCGGAGCACCGCTGCTGGCACTCGAACAGGTCTCCGCAACGGCCTACAACGGGGCGGGCCTCGACAAAGTATCGCTCACCCTCACAGCCGGTGAAATCACCGGAATTGCCGGCGTCGCCGGTAATGGTCAGGCTGTCCTTGCTGCCCTTATCGCCGGCATCCGGCGTCCCACCAGCGGCAGCATTTCCATCGCTGGACGGGACGTCGCCGACTGGTCGCCGCGCGCCGCGCTCGCACATGGCGTGGCCCGCATTCCGGAAGACCGCCACGCTATCGGCAGCATCGGCGACATGAGCGTGACGGAAAATGTCATCGCCGAACGCTACCGAAGCCCTCGGTTCAGCCGCATGGGCTTCCTGAATTGGAAAGCCGCCGGGCGTTTCGCAGAGAAACTCATTGCCGACTACGACGTCAAATGCCCTTCGCCCGAAGCACGCATACGCCTACTCTCAGGCGGCAACATGCAGAAGCTCATTCTCGGCCGGGCCCTTGATGCCGACCCCGCGGTCATTCTGGCAAGTCAGCCGACACGCGGCCTCGATGTCGGCGCCGTCGCCTATGTTCATCGCATGCTGCTCTTAGCGCGAGATCGGGGCGCCGCGATATTGCTCATTTCGGAAGATCTCGAAGAAGTCCTGGCATTGTCCGACCGCATCTTCGTTATGTTCAAGGGGCGCCTTTCCACACCCTCTGCAAGGGGCGAACGCAACATTCGGGAACTGGGGGAACTGATGGCGGGCCACAGCGGGGAGCGCGGCGATCATGCGGCTTGA
- a CDS encoding ABC transporter permease produces the protein MRLEPKPALSLAITLLFPLAAIGTTLVLTSVLVLAAGASPLSVFYLVAKGAAGSQFAFLETLTRATPLIFTGLAIAVAFRAKLWNIGAEAQLYIGGVVTVALGTGALPLPSVVLIPVIMVAVMAAGALLLLGPAVLKTRFGVDEVVTTLLLNFIVLLFVSMLLEGVLKDPMGLGWPQSQKVIAEAQLPRLIRGKRLHYGFIIALASAVLIWIVMKKTVLGYEMRAVGINPEGARFVGILVDRTLMKTALLSGGLAALAGFSEVSGLKGNLTLDLSPGYGYAGIVVAMLAMLNPLGVIASAIFVAGIFVGADAMSRVAKVPSYIADVMVATSLLTMVVAILLTRFRIRWR, from the coding sequence ATGCGGCTTGAACCGAAACCCGCGCTGTCCCTGGCGATCACCTTGCTGTTTCCGCTGGCTGCCATAGGCACCACACTGGTGCTGACGTCGGTACTGGTTCTCGCCGCCGGCGCTTCCCCACTGTCCGTCTTCTATCTTGTGGCGAAGGGGGCGGCCGGCTCACAGTTCGCATTCCTAGAGACCTTGACCCGGGCGACGCCACTGATCTTCACGGGTTTGGCGATCGCCGTCGCCTTTCGGGCAAAGCTCTGGAACATCGGCGCAGAAGCCCAACTCTACATCGGTGGCGTCGTCACCGTGGCGCTGGGAACGGGCGCACTGCCCCTGCCTTCGGTTGTTCTAATCCCGGTAATTATGGTCGCCGTCATGGCCGCAGGCGCGTTGCTTCTGCTCGGCCCAGCCGTGCTGAAGACGCGTTTCGGCGTCGACGAGGTGGTCACAACGTTGCTGCTTAACTTCATCGTCCTGCTGTTCGTGTCGATGCTGCTCGAAGGTGTGCTCAAGGATCCGATGGGGCTCGGCTGGCCGCAATCGCAGAAGGTCATTGCCGAAGCACAACTGCCGCGCCTTATCCGGGGCAAGCGCCTGCACTATGGCTTCATCATCGCCCTTGCTTCGGCCGTCCTCATCTGGATCGTCATGAAAAAGACGGTTCTCGGTTACGAAATGCGCGCCGTCGGCATCAATCCCGAGGGCGCACGTTTTGTCGGAATTCTGGTCGACCGCACTCTGATGAAGACGGCGTTGCTTTCGGGAGGACTGGCCGCTCTCGCGGGTTTTTCCGAAGTCTCCGGGCTCAAAGGCAACCTGACGCTCGACCTGTCGCCAGGCTACGGCTACGCGGGCATCGTCGTCGCTATGCTGGCCATGCTGAATCCGCTCGGCGTCATCGCCTCTGCCATCTTCGTCGCCGGCATCTTCGTCGGCGCAGATGCCATGAGCCGAGTGGCCAAGGTACCGAGTTACATAGCCGACGTCATGGTCGCCACCTCGTTACTGACGATGGTTGTCGCGATCCTTCTGACGCGATTCCGAATCAGGTGGAGGTGA
- a CDS encoding ABC transporter permease, with amino-acid sequence MDALEILFTASFWVAAIRIASPLIFATMGELICERAGVLNLGIEGIMTVGAFAGWFTVYSGGDLWAGLLVAALFGAMFGLLHATLTVPLGLSQHVVGIGVTLLATSLTYFVYRLALPEVTSPPKIEPFQPLPIPGLSSIPVVGEALFTQTPLTYLAFISVAAVAWILYRTPIGLAVRAAGENPSAVEAQGISVTGIRMGAVVVGSALMAVGGAFLTTSAFNSFFFQMINGRGWICIALVVFGSWRPGKALIGAVLFAAFDAYQVRLQQISGGIVPYQVFLMMPYALSILALILVARRAAYPKALMIPYQKGER; translated from the coding sequence ATGGACGCGCTCGAAATCCTCTTCACCGCTTCTTTCTGGGTTGCCGCAATCCGCATAGCATCTCCGCTGATTTTCGCGACGATGGGCGAGTTGATCTGCGAGCGCGCGGGCGTTCTTAACCTCGGCATCGAGGGGATCATGACGGTAGGCGCTTTCGCCGGCTGGTTTACCGTATATTCCGGCGGCGATCTTTGGGCCGGCTTGCTGGTCGCTGCCCTTTTCGGTGCCATGTTCGGCCTGCTGCATGCGACGCTTACGGTACCACTCGGCCTTTCGCAGCACGTCGTCGGCATCGGTGTTACGCTACTTGCCACAAGCCTTACCTATTTCGTCTATCGCCTTGCGCTGCCCGAAGTGACGTCGCCGCCCAAAATCGAGCCGTTCCAGCCCCTGCCGATCCCGGGCTTATCCAGCATCCCGGTCGTTGGCGAGGCGCTGTTTACCCAGACGCCATTGACCTATCTCGCATTCATCTCGGTTGCAGCCGTTGCCTGGATCCTCTATCGCACGCCCATCGGTCTCGCCGTTCGTGCTGCCGGCGAAAATCCGTCAGCGGTCGAAGCGCAGGGCATTTCGGTCACGGGCATCCGCATGGGCGCCGTTGTCGTCGGTAGCGCGTTAATGGCGGTCGGCGGTGCCTTTCTCACCACCTCGGCTTTCAACTCGTTCTTCTTCCAGATGATCAATGGACGCGGCTGGATTTGCATCGCACTCGTCGTCTTTGGCTCCTGGCGGCCAGGAAAGGCACTGATCGGCGCCGTCCTCTTCGCCGCCTTCGATGCCTATCAGGTTCGTCTGCAGCAAATTTCGGGCGGCATCGTGCCCTATCAGGTTTTCCTGATGATGCCCTATGCGCTGTCGATCCTGGCGCTGATCCTGGTCGCACGTCGTGCCGCATACCCTAAAGCTTTGATGATCCCGTACCAGAAAGGCGAAAGATGA
- a CDS encoding AbrB/MazE/SpoVT family DNA-binding domain-containing protein: MPQIRHNEPPAREAKLFRNNKSQAVRIPADFELPGDRVMIHRDGDRLIIEPLRRKNLLEVLAGLDPLGPEDQFPDIDETLLPAKEIDL, from the coding sequence ATGCCGCAGATTAGACACAACGAACCTCCTGCGAGGGAAGCTAAGCTCTTCCGGAATAACAAGAGCCAGGCTGTTCGCATCCCGGCTGACTTTGAGCTTCCTGGCGATCGAGTGATGATCCATCGCGACGGGGATCGGCTCATAATAGAGCCGCTGCGTCGCAAGAACCTGCTGGAAGTCTTGGCAGGTCTGGATCCTCTTGGGCCTGAAGATCAGTTCCCGGATATTGACGAGACTTTGTTGCCCGCCAAGGAAATCGACCTGTGA
- a CDS encoding type II toxin-antitoxin system VapC family toxin, producing MSNLFMLDTNIVSELARNPRGQVAERIAAVGSEAICVSIITAAELRYGCAKKGSPKLLAQIEALLESILVLALDVPADAKYGNIRTELEAAGKPIGPNDLLIAAHACAAGAVLVTANAREFTRIPNLRVENWLDATSKQLRGASN from the coding sequence GTGAGCAACCTTTTCATGCTGGACACAAATATCGTGTCCGAGTTGGCTCGGAACCCGAGAGGGCAGGTCGCTGAACGTATTGCGGCGGTCGGGTCGGAGGCAATCTGCGTCAGCATCATAACGGCGGCAGAATTGCGTTATGGATGCGCCAAGAAGGGTTCCCCAAAGCTGCTTGCCCAAATCGAAGCCCTTCTAGAAAGCATTCTGGTGCTCGCGCTCGACGTGCCCGCCGACGCCAAGTACGGCAACATCCGCACTGAGTTGGAAGCTGCAGGCAAACCAATCGGCCCAAATGACCTATTGATCGCTGCTCATGCCTGTGCCGCAGGCGCAGTCCTCGTCACAGCCAATGCCCGTGAGTTCACGCGCATTCCCAACCTTCGGGTTGAAAACTGGCTGGACGCGACCTCAAAGCAACTTAGGGGTGCCTCCAACTGA
- a CDS encoding ABC transporter substrate-binding protein: protein MKYTALCAPAIVSMVIAANGHAETLIVNSYGGPYETIIRERIIEPFEAKFGIKVIYDAVGSASQDYAKIKATNGRPGFDVVVMTASQSLEGCKEGLLEEFSPEEVPNLERLSSVIAGVAGPCGAVHEVQYLSLLYRTDKLADRPNSWNALLDDGLKGKIILPTFQNVMAAYLMEIFSVAHGGDLLENVDPGFAAMAKLAGQSIGFEQSSSVMETYLKGGDVWAMPFWNGRAQLLVDSGLPVDYVLPKEGSIPLVATLNVPKHAANRDAALKFVNFFLEKTSQEAWVTGYKVGSGRIDIEVPADIRAKQITTEADLKALLLPDLAAVATRLSAWGERWERDVVAAAK from the coding sequence ATGAAGTACACTGCGCTGTGCGCGCCCGCGATCGTATCAATGGTTATCGCTGCGAACGGCCACGCCGAAACGCTCATCGTCAACAGCTATGGCGGGCCGTACGAAACTATCATTCGGGAGCGGATCATTGAGCCTTTCGAGGCCAAGTTCGGGATAAAGGTAATCTACGACGCCGTCGGTTCCGCCTCCCAGGATTACGCCAAGATCAAGGCGACGAATGGCCGCCCTGGCTTCGACGTCGTCGTAATGACCGCTTCCCAATCGCTCGAAGGGTGCAAGGAGGGCCTGCTTGAGGAGTTTTCACCAGAGGAGGTTCCTAATCTTGAGCGTCTGTCGTCGGTGATTGCCGGCGTTGCTGGTCCCTGCGGCGCGGTTCACGAAGTACAGTATCTCTCGCTTCTTTACCGGACGGACAAGCTGGCAGATCGTCCAAATTCCTGGAACGCGCTCTTGGATGATGGCCTCAAGGGCAAAATCATCCTGCCGACATTCCAAAACGTGATGGCCGCCTACCTGATGGAGATCTTCTCGGTCGCCCATGGTGGAGATCTGCTCGAGAACGTCGATCCCGGCTTTGCCGCCATGGCCAAGCTCGCCGGACAGTCGATCGGCTTTGAGCAGTCATCCTCAGTCATGGAAACGTACCTCAAAGGGGGCGACGTCTGGGCGATGCCATTCTGGAACGGGCGCGCGCAGCTGCTCGTCGATAGCGGTTTGCCGGTCGACTATGTTCTGCCGAAGGAAGGCTCTATCCCCTTGGTCGCAACCCTGAACGTGCCGAAGCACGCGGCGAACCGAGACGCAGCTCTCAAGTTCGTGAACTTCTTTCTCGAAAAGACCAGCCAGGAGGCATGGGTCACCGGCTACAAGGTCGGCAGCGGCAGGATCGACATCGAGGTGCCCGCCGATATCCGCGCCAAGCAGATCACCACCGAGGCCGATCTAAAGGCCCTTCTGTTGCCCGATCTCGCGGCGGTCGCAACACGGCTTTCCGCCTGGGGCGAACGATGGGAACGTGATGTCGTCGCGGCGGCCAAGTGA
- a CDS encoding ABC transporter permease: MAVIVCSTPTKPPPAGAPVKGLLPLIAPSLVLVLFFAIPMGMMIGISFQSQAEGSPTLASYSRFFSNDLVLAGLARTVVMSGLVALCVTVLAYPLAYYLARATSRWRTVIFALAIAPELAGVVLRTYGWLIILEDRGFINSALMWTGLITEPLPLSKNLFGVVVGLTHVILPFGVLSLLTSLQGINPSLEKSAQILGASRLAVIRHIILPLSVPGIVSSFLIGFTMAASAYATPALLGGAGFKVMATMVYEQVLFYLDWPFAAVMANVLLILMLAAGFVGSRLESRLHQKLHL; this comes from the coding sequence ATGGCCGTCATTGTTTGCTCCACTCCGACAAAGCCCCCGCCCGCCGGAGCCCCTGTCAAGGGACTTCTGCCGCTGATCGCGCCGTCACTCGTCCTGGTGCTCTTCTTCGCGATACCGATGGGGATGATGATCGGGATCAGCTTTCAAAGTCAAGCGGAGGGCAGCCCGACACTTGCGAGCTACAGCCGCTTCTTCAGCAACGACCTTGTCCTTGCTGGCCTGGCCCGCACCGTCGTGATGTCCGGCCTTGTTGCGCTCTGCGTGACCGTCCTAGCCTATCCTCTCGCCTACTATCTGGCACGCGCCACGTCGCGCTGGCGAACGGTCATCTTCGCGCTTGCCATTGCGCCCGAATTGGCGGGGGTCGTGCTTCGCACCTATGGCTGGCTCATAATTCTTGAAGATCGCGGGTTTATCAATTCCGCGCTGATGTGGACCGGATTGATTACGGAACCCTTGCCTTTGTCGAAAAACCTTTTCGGCGTCGTGGTTGGGCTTACTCACGTCATCCTGCCATTTGGCGTGCTGTCCCTTCTGACGAGCCTCCAGGGTATCAACCCAAGTCTGGAAAAATCTGCGCAAATTCTTGGCGCGTCACGTCTTGCTGTAATCCGGCACATCATCCTGCCGCTCTCCGTGCCAGGAATCGTAAGCTCTTTCTTGATTGGCTTCACCATGGCCGCAAGCGCTTATGCGACCCCGGCCCTCCTTGGCGGCGCTGGTTTCAAAGTCATGGCCACAATGGTCTACGAGCAGGTGCTGTTCTATCTCGATTGGCCCTTCGCGGCGGTCATGGCGAACGTTCTTCTCATCCTGATGCTGGCCGCCGGCTTCGTCGGATCCAGGCTGGAGTCGCGCCTCCACCAAAAACTTCACCTTTAA
- a CDS encoding ABC transporter permease — MNRLLTYLFRMALVAILAFITLPLVVVVAASFSPTSAVTFIPSEWTFQWYAALWTSRWLDPFLLSVELAVIVSLASGLLGVLGAYSVAYAKCPGHTAIMAFLLSPMSVPQIVKGVAVVLFLSSVGLYDLLGTPGLVMAHIILTLPYVVRMAATAMFGFDKRLDRAARVLGASVTQRIRYVLLPLIRSGLFSGMTFAFIISFNNIPLSVFLVRPGQTTLPITVINHLEYSLDPVLAAVNVASLLFILGVIILFEKIGGFSAQFHGGSK, encoded by the coding sequence ATGAACCGACTGCTCACATATCTGTTCAGGATGGCGCTTGTCGCCATCCTTGCCTTTATCACTCTTCCGCTGGTGGTCGTCGTTGCGGCCTCTTTCAGTCCAACTTCGGCTGTGACGTTCATCCCAAGCGAATGGACCTTTCAATGGTACGCGGCACTATGGACTAGCCGCTGGCTCGATCCGTTTCTACTCAGCGTCGAACTTGCCGTCATCGTATCGCTCGCTAGCGGACTGCTCGGCGTCCTTGGAGCTTACAGCGTCGCCTACGCAAAATGTCCGGGGCATACCGCCATCATGGCGTTCCTCTTGTCACCCATGTCGGTCCCGCAAATCGTCAAGGGCGTGGCCGTCGTCCTATTCCTGTCCTCGGTTGGACTTTACGACCTGCTAGGGACACCCGGCCTTGTCATGGCTCACATCATTCTGACGTTGCCCTACGTCGTGCGCATGGCGGCCACCGCGATGTTTGGTTTCGACAAGCGGCTGGACCGCGCGGCACGCGTATTGGGCGCTAGCGTCACGCAGAGGATCCGATACGTGCTGTTGCCGCTGATCCGCTCCGGCCTCTTCTCGGGGATGACCTTCGCCTTCATCATTTCCTTCAACAACATCCCGCTGTCCGTCTTCCTGGTCAGACCCGGTCAGACGACACTTCCGATTACCGTCATCAATCATCTCGAATACAGCCTGGATCCGGTGCTTGCGGCCGTGAATGTCGCATCGCTCCTCTTCATCCTTGGCGTAATCATCCTTTTCGAAAAGATCGGCGGCTTCTCCGCCCAATTCCACGGGGGTAGCAAATGA
- a CDS encoding ABC transporter ATP-binding protein, translated as MTTIDIELLSVSKQFGANRIVDDISLAIPKGKFVSILGPSGCGKTTTLNMIAGFEAPSSGQIRIRGRDQQGVPPEARKIGLVFQNYALFPHMTVAQNVGFGLKMQGRPREEIADGVSRALKSVHLEGFEDRYPKELSGGQQQRVAVARAIAPSPSVLLLDEPLSNLDLKLREAMRVELKEIQEDLGMTFIYVTHDQEEAMAMSDRIIVMQGGVVAQEGAPSDIYAHPRTSFVADFIGKSNILPASAENGSDRKLTVSLGAGKIVLTATRGEDVDPDNVRFCCIRPEAVRLADAAGALDEPANRLTGTVQKVVNLGAYLEAWMLVDGGITLKSMIRSTRLEKLSPGCRVDLAIAHSAVQLLEQ; from the coding sequence ATGACCACCATCGATATTGAACTCCTTTCCGTCAGCAAGCAGTTCGGTGCAAACCGCATCGTCGACGACATCAGCCTTGCCATTCCCAAGGGAAAATTCGTCAGCATTCTTGGTCCGTCCGGATGTGGCAAGACGACGACCCTTAATATGATCGCCGGATTTGAAGCGCCCTCGAGCGGGCAGATCCGAATTCGCGGCCGTGATCAGCAAGGCGTCCCGCCGGAAGCGCGGAAAATCGGACTGGTCTTCCAGAACTACGCACTCTTCCCGCATATGACGGTCGCTCAGAATGTCGGCTTTGGCCTAAAGATGCAGGGCCGGCCCCGCGAGGAAATCGCCGACGGTGTCTCACGAGCCTTGAAAAGTGTCCATCTCGAGGGCTTTGAGGATCGGTATCCGAAGGAACTTTCGGGGGGCCAACAGCAGCGGGTCGCGGTTGCTCGGGCGATTGCGCCCTCACCGTCGGTGCTGCTTCTCGACGAGCCGCTCTCAAACCTTGACCTTAAGCTCCGGGAAGCGATGCGCGTCGAGCTGAAAGAGATCCAGGAAGACCTCGGCATGACCTTCATTTATGTCACACATGACCAGGAGGAGGCGATGGCCATGTCCGACCGGATCATCGTCATGCAGGGCGGAGTGGTCGCGCAGGAAGGAGCGCCTTCGGACATCTACGCCCACCCGAGGACCTCATTCGTGGCGGACTTCATCGGCAAGTCGAATATCCTCCCGGCATCCGCAGAGAACGGGAGCGATCGGAAGCTGACGGTATCCCTGGGCGCAGGAAAGATAGTGCTCACAGCCACGCGGGGAGAGGACGTTGATCCTGACAATGTGCGCTTCTGCTGTATCAGACCGGAGGCCGTCAGGCTCGCGGATGCGGCAGGGGCCCTCGACGAACCGGCAAACCGCCTGACCGGAACCGTCCAAAAGGTCGTCAATCTGGGCGCCTATCTCGAGGCCTGGATGCTCGTCGATGGCGGGATCACCTTGAAGTCCATGATCCGCTCGACCCGCCTCGAGAAGCTCTCGCCCGGCTGCCGCGTAGACCTCGCAATCGCCCATTCCGCTGTCCAACTGCTGGAGCAATAG
- a CDS encoding TauD/TfdA dioxygenase family protein: MKTSVSAIQNDSNVCADIIGFDFSSYDDADIAAVRSYWLQYGVIRFRATDITDQQQVDFSRHFGDFVIHPKQLQEGGHPIHREILVISNVMKDGKPSGALGNSEATWHTDTWFYERPPAGAILRAIEVPAAGGDTYFLSTYQAFETLPEELRSAVEGRQIFFQNVYDKTGKLRLGKGEPTSADFREWSGVVHPLVRSHGETGRKALYLGGTSEGAWIVGLPLDESNDLISRLWEHTTNTPEVFVQKWSVGDIVMWDNRCTMHRRDSFDPNTIRIMHRTTTSGERPI; this comes from the coding sequence ATGAAAACAAGCGTTTCGGCAATCCAGAATGACAGCAACGTCTGCGCAGACATCATCGGTTTCGATTTTTCCAGCTACGACGACGCAGACATTGCGGCGGTTCGATCCTACTGGCTGCAATATGGCGTCATCCGCTTTCGGGCGACCGACATCACGGACCAGCAACAGGTCGACTTCTCCCGTCACTTCGGGGATTTCGTCATCCATCCCAAGCAATTACAGGAAGGCGGACACCCGATCCATCGCGAAATCCTGGTGATCAGCAATGTGATGAAGGACGGCAAGCCGAGCGGCGCGCTCGGCAACAGCGAGGCGACGTGGCACACGGACACATGGTTCTACGAACGCCCGCCCGCCGGCGCCATCCTCAGGGCGATCGAGGTTCCCGCTGCCGGGGGAGACACGTATTTCCTGTCGACCTACCAGGCTTTTGAAACGCTCCCCGAGGAGCTACGCAGTGCTGTTGAGGGGCGGCAGATCTTCTTCCAGAACGTCTACGACAAAACGGGGAAATTGCGCCTTGGGAAAGGCGAACCGACGAGCGCGGATTTTCGCGAGTGGAGCGGCGTCGTTCATCCGCTGGTCAGAAGCCACGGCGAGACGGGCCGCAAAGCGCTTTATCTTGGCGGGACGTCGGAAGGGGCGTGGATCGTCGGCTTGCCGCTCGATGAAAGCAACGACCTGATCTCAAGGCTTTGGGAGCACACCACCAACACGCCGGAAGTCTTCGTCCAAAAATGGAGCGTCGGCGACATCGTGATGTGGGACAACCGTTGCACGATGCACCGTCGCGATTCATTCGACCCGAACACGATTCGGATTATGCATCGGACGACGACATCCGGCGAGCGCCCGATCTGA
- a CDS encoding RraA family protein — protein MSQPYKIEKQPEAIPDALRTLLEGVETATIGHFEYLGFVGAGIAPVFPAKAIGTAVTVAAPSRDGAVIYTAIDLLRPGDVLVISRVDRDDVACVGGGVVAAARARGAVAIIVDGPCTDIEEIGASRFPIWCRGVSSKTTSRRHQIGGAINVPIACGGAAVLPGYAVLADTEGVFVADPSEMRCIADVALERQQRSLKLRPYLEAGHSIFELDRII, from the coding sequence ATGTCCCAGCCTTACAAGATTGAAAAACAGCCGGAAGCAATACCGGACGCACTGCGAACCCTGCTTGAGGGAGTCGAAACCGCAACCATCGGCCACTTCGAATATCTTGGATTTGTTGGGGCAGGAATTGCGCCGGTCTTTCCGGCCAAGGCAATTGGAACGGCAGTCACGGTCGCCGCGCCCAGCCGCGATGGAGCCGTCATCTATACGGCAATCGATCTGCTCCGCCCGGGGGATGTTCTCGTCATCTCCCGGGTCGACCGGGACGACGTTGCCTGCGTCGGCGGCGGTGTCGTTGCTGCTGCCCGAGCGCGTGGCGCCGTCGCCATTATCGTCGATGGTCCTTGCACCGACATCGAGGAGATCGGCGCCAGCCGGTTCCCAATCTGGTGTCGCGGAGTCTCGTCCAAGACGACCAGCCGCCGGCACCAGATCGGTGGCGCGATCAATGTCCCGATCGCCTGCGGCGGGGCGGCCGTGCTGCCCGGGTATGCGGTCTTAGCAGATACGGAGGGTGTCTTCGTTGCCGATCCCTCCGAAATGCGCTGCATCGCGGACGTCGCCCTCGAGCGCCAACAGCGTTCCCTTAAGCTCCGGCCCTACCTTGAGGCCGGCCATTCCATCTTCGAACTGGATCGGATCATATAA